Proteins encoded by one window of Bradyrhizobium sp. B097:
- a CDS encoding type II toxin-antitoxin system prevent-host-death family antitoxin codes for MSVVSSAEFSRNLGLYQDKALAEPVTITKNGRERLVLLSVDEYQRLKSQAERDARAPHPERSRSRCLNVEALTKAFREAFKRYAGAVDAAFVYGSFAMGTEVAQSDIDLMVIGDDLRLSDLYTTAQDVGLRLGRKVSPTFLAPDEWRRKSSQKGSFVQKLNDRPKIFIVGSEKDLKAWASKNSTTS; via the coding sequence ATGTCAGTGGTCAGTTCTGCGGAATTCTCACGAAACCTCGGCCTCTATCAGGACAAGGCGTTGGCCGAGCCCGTGACCATTACGAAGAACGGCCGCGAACGGTTGGTGCTGCTTTCGGTCGATGAATATCAGCGTCTAAAAAGCCAGGCCGAGCGTGACGCTAGGGCGCCGCATCCGGAGCGCTCAAGGAGCCGCTGCTTGAATGTTGAAGCTTTAACCAAGGCCTTCAGGGAAGCGTTCAAGCGTTACGCGGGCGCTGTAGATGCGGCGTTTGTGTATGGCTCCTTCGCCATGGGAACTGAGGTCGCGCAAAGCGACATTGATCTCATGGTGATTGGCGACGATCTCAGGCTGTCTGACCTCTATACAACCGCGCAGGATGTCGGGTTAAGACTGGGCCGGAAGGTCAGCCCCACATTTCTCGCACCCGATGAGTGGCGCCGGAAGTCATCGCAGAAAGGGTCATTTGTTCAGAAACTCAATGATCGACCCAAGATTTTCATTGTCGGTTCGGAGAAGGATTTAAAGGCATGGGCAAGCAAGAACTCGACAACCTCGTGA
- a CDS encoding class I SAM-dependent methyltransferase, whose translation MAKHSPFWWDSGYDNPYVSCMGGPSPEIFEIAPALRAKSVVVEVGCGEGRNALYLAHFDHQVIATDISEAAISKLNRLAGDLGVNITSDVARVEDVQPPAYLDVFIAHSVLHFTERTVWKPLVTTLIDRTRPGGFHCFTNTLDRPDHPIPKEGVTSGHKKSFSRGELEAIYTEAGWEILRSDHYIKWDSHPGIPIHSHCIEKVVVRNPVGSEDLPRMIVESIKTAGTIPAKQFDTLKLGTPRDVIIEMLGSPPASHEVTTSRKTVGGNNQEAIADGYVREDMIYGDHGLQFVNGTLTGKYRYFTPPKRLSIRAE comes from the coding sequence ATGGCGAAGCATTCCCCTTTTTGGTGGGATTCAGGCTACGACAACCCCTACGTCTCGTGTATGGGTGGTCCCAGCCCCGAAATCTTCGAGATAGCACCGGCTCTCCGTGCGAAGAGCGTGGTTGTCGAGGTGGGTTGCGGCGAGGGGCGCAATGCGCTCTATTTGGCGCATTTTGATCATCAAGTGATCGCGACCGACATCTCCGAAGCCGCCATCTCCAAGCTGAATCGGCTCGCAGGCGATCTTGGCGTGAACATAACGAGCGATGTGGCTCGTGTTGAAGACGTCCAGCCGCCTGCCTACCTTGACGTCTTTATAGCGCATTCCGTGTTGCATTTCACGGAACGGACCGTCTGGAAGCCGCTCGTCACGACCTTAATCGATCGGACGCGGCCTGGAGGATTTCACTGCTTCACCAACACGCTCGATCGACCAGACCATCCTATCCCCAAGGAGGGGGTGACATCTGGTCACAAGAAATCGTTCTCGCGCGGAGAGCTGGAGGCCATCTACACCGAAGCCGGTTGGGAGATCTTGCGCTCCGATCATTACATTAAGTGGGACTCTCACCCTGGCATTCCAATCCATTCACACTGCATCGAGAAAGTTGTGGTTCGTAACCCCGTTGGATCTGAAGATCTCCCCCGAATGATTGTCGAATCCATCAAGACAGCCGGGACGATTCCTGCCAAACAGTTTGATACCTTGAAGCTGGGCACGCCACGCGATGTGATAATTGAAATGCTCGGCTCGCCGCCAGCCAGCCATGAAGTGACGACTTCCCGCAAGACAGTCGGCGGCAACAATCAAGAGGCCATAGCTGACGGCTACGTACGTGAGGATATGATCTATGGCGATCATGGCCTGCAGTTCGTAAATGGAACACTTACCGGCAAATATCGATACTTCACACCGCCGAAGCGCTTGAGCATTCGAGCTGAGTGA
- a CDS encoding radical SAM protein produces the protein MDCLKFLRTAITRKELPTYVYGYPSKRAYRAFPQPLRITDVVEHAGRSKQINIYIHIPFCRYRCTYCTLFLATGQKPETRESYVVRLLEHIARYGQYFGDREIVSVYFGGGTPTLLTQHQFGRLFAALDAAFPKRSRKCEITVESAPDTFDNNLLDCLRALGVNRMSIGIQSMVPGELVQTGRPYAVETAQAGIKALMDRFSNVNLDLIYGLRGQTRDSWIFSLGRALDYEPQTLSLYPVVVRPMTNIMTSKAHNPELFFSEAEKYEVYDQNVALMASKHYRQESFTRFTKIAGERAYRQEASDFEGTPLLGLGVGARSYFGPYHYSAGDAVDWRAASPNIDAFSARPFDPDAIASHGIKLTPEDLARRYVLLGLTLSALSKRNYASVFRRELAVDFGEEFKALECLQLVDLADGDTYQLTHAGFKYSSTMARIFYSDTMAALEEQYQAT, from the coding sequence TTGGATTGTCTGAAATTTCTTCGGACAGCTATCACGAGAAAGGAGCTGCCAACCTACGTCTATGGTTATCCTTCCAAGCGAGCGTATCGGGCTTTTCCGCAGCCACTGCGCATAACTGATGTCGTTGAGCATGCTGGCCGCTCTAAGCAAATCAACATCTATATCCATATCCCGTTCTGCCGCTATCGCTGCACTTACTGCACGCTCTTTCTTGCAACGGGGCAAAAACCGGAGACGAGGGAATCTTATGTTGTTCGACTGCTGGAGCACATCGCGCGATATGGACAATACTTCGGAGATCGAGAGATTGTAAGTGTCTATTTCGGCGGCGGCACGCCGACCTTGCTGACTCAGCATCAATTCGGCAGGCTTTTCGCCGCCCTCGATGCCGCATTTCCAAAACGAAGCCGGAAATGTGAGATTACCGTCGAGAGCGCGCCAGACACCTTCGACAACAACCTTCTAGATTGCTTGAGGGCCCTTGGCGTCAACCGAATGAGTATAGGTATCCAGAGCATGGTGCCCGGCGAGCTTGTCCAAACCGGTCGACCATATGCGGTCGAGACAGCACAAGCGGGGATCAAAGCGCTCATGGACCGCTTTTCCAACGTCAACCTTGATCTGATCTACGGCCTGCGTGGTCAAACCCGTGATTCCTGGATCTTTTCGCTTGGCCGCGCGCTCGACTATGAGCCGCAGACACTCTCTCTTTACCCTGTTGTTGTTCGTCCGATGACAAACATCATGACCTCGAAGGCGCACAATCCCGAACTATTCTTCTCTGAAGCGGAAAAGTATGAGGTCTACGACCAGAACGTTGCTCTGATGGCGTCTAAACATTACCGTCAGGAATCCTTCACGCGTTTCACCAAGATCGCAGGCGAGCGAGCCTACCGGCAAGAGGCCTCGGATTTTGAGGGAACACCCCTGCTAGGATTGGGAGTTGGCGCCAGAAGCTATTTTGGGCCATATCACTATAGCGCGGGCGATGCCGTCGACTGGCGTGCGGCTTCGCCCAACATCGACGCTTTCTCGGCGCGCCCCTTCGATCCCGACGCGATAGCATCGCATGGAATCAAACTGACGCCGGAAGATCTTGCGCGTCGCTACGTCTTGCTCGGCCTCACGTTGTCGGCTCTCAGCAAAAGGAACTACGCTTCAGTATTCAGACGCGAACTGGCGGTCGATTTCGGCGAAGAGTTCAAGGCGCTTGAATGTCTGCAACTCGTCGACTTGGCAGACGGTGATACTTATCAACTGACTCATGCGGGATTCAAATATTCGAGCACTATGGCGCGAATATTTTACTCGGACACGATGGCGGCCCTCGAAGAGCAATATCAGGCAACGTGA
- a CDS encoding sulfite exporter TauE/SafE family protein, producing MQFTLLVTLLIGFISLFYSIAGQVGGAAFLAVMAFAGLPAEQMRPTALVLNVFAASYATWRLHRHGRIAWSLLWRIAIPSMLAAFIGGLFVPGGSLYYIMTGTLLIAASVLMLVKRDLDNAKRRQVRLARAAPVGAVTGLLSGLTGIGGGVFLAPLIVALGWASPRQAAGLSPPFILSNSVLALAGMLLSGQSVNPDVAFYASSAILGAMLGTFIGLRWMSDRATRYVLAAIMLFAGVRLLLR from the coding sequence ATGCAGTTCACGTTGCTCGTCACCTTATTGATCGGCTTTATCTCACTATTCTACTCAATCGCCGGTCAAGTCGGAGGTGCTGCTTTTCTCGCAGTGATGGCCTTTGCAGGACTTCCCGCCGAGCAGATGCGGCCGACCGCACTTGTTTTAAATGTTTTTGCCGCCAGCTATGCGACTTGGCGACTGCATCGACATGGAAGGATAGCGTGGAGCCTGCTTTGGCGGATCGCGATCCCGTCAATGTTGGCCGCCTTTATCGGCGGCCTGTTCGTGCCCGGCGGCTCGCTCTACTACATCATGACCGGCACCCTGCTGATTGCGGCCTCCGTCTTGATGCTGGTCAAACGTGATCTTGACAACGCCAAGCGGCGTCAGGTGCGGCTTGCTCGCGCTGCGCCAGTAGGCGCTGTCACGGGCTTGCTCTCCGGATTGACGGGGATAGGTGGTGGTGTATTTCTTGCCCCGTTGATCGTGGCGCTTGGTTGGGCGTCTCCGAGGCAGGCCGCCGGACTCTCCCCACCGTTCATCCTCAGCAATTCGGTGCTCGCGCTGGCCGGCATGCTGTTGTCCGGTCAGTCAGTGAATCCGGATGTTGCCTTCTATGCAAGCAGTGCAATTCTTGGAGCCATGCTGGGGACCTTCATCGGGCTGCGCTGGATGTCGGATCGGGCCACCCGATATGTCCTTGCGGCTATCATGCTGTTTGCAGGCGTCAGGTTGTTGCTTCGGTAA
- a CDS encoding carbohydrate porin produces MLAQTANEPDPKSGTADRANKRRIQRASDPATKVRIAMISQAIRSGAWAPAVSPGMSLDKRDSADRAAQAGTQKTIEPFARYENLREKGLWLNIPGPADTIDQDKHGIRSALADVGIGYIGWTHNTFADNQLPNAARSSIANQLYLGQNPTFATANFMIVTYDLSRFGVPDGQIVVGAEQQYWTWKRPGPDRVGLNTLAYYQTFFDRKLELKLGYLRNQNEFTGTLFGGISGSNMFALLQAGMSSNPAPTPAVNLKYNLDDRLYNKVSVQRSISPDGPYAQITENPSGLNWSTANAGILFVDELGYKSKAAAGVPDTWLRAGIGFNSSHYKNLADPDQQRESGNNFYYIAADRQLWQSDVEGAPSRGIYGGFSVMGAPPDLNRISRYYELRLYAKGPFDSRPSDLIALVATNTAWSKFAVDAALAKGQLAHRDTMAITGTYTAHLAPGIYASVGLSYIHNPTSVTHTPQTEHALNLLVSTLIFF; encoded by the coding sequence GTGCTGGCACAAACAGCTAACGAACCTGATCCCAAGAGCGGTACTGCGGATCGGGCCAACAAACGAAGAATTCAAAGGGCTTCCGATCCGGCCACAAAGGTCCGAATCGCCATGATCAGTCAGGCAATCCGCTCTGGTGCCTGGGCGCCAGCAGTAAGTCCCGGCATGTCTCTCGACAAGCGCGACAGCGCGGATCGGGCTGCTCAGGCGGGAACGCAAAAGACGATCGAGCCCTTCGCAAGGTATGAAAATCTGCGTGAAAAAGGGTTGTGGCTCAACATACCTGGCCCTGCCGACACGATTGATCAGGACAAGCACGGCATCAGATCTGCGCTGGCAGACGTCGGCATCGGCTATATCGGCTGGACACACAACACATTTGCAGACAACCAGCTGCCGAATGCAGCCAGAAGCAGCATCGCCAACCAGCTCTATTTGGGCCAGAATCCGACGTTTGCTACGGCGAACTTCATGATCGTCACCTACGATCTCAGCCGATTTGGCGTCCCCGATGGCCAGATCGTCGTGGGAGCCGAGCAGCAATACTGGACATGGAAGCGCCCTGGGCCAGATCGAGTTGGACTGAATACGCTCGCCTACTATCAAACTTTCTTCGACAGGAAGCTCGAACTCAAACTTGGCTATCTCAGAAATCAAAACGAGTTCACCGGCACATTGTTCGGAGGGATCTCAGGATCAAACATGTTTGCCTTGTTGCAAGCAGGCATGAGCAGCAACCCCGCGCCCACGCCCGCGGTCAACTTGAAGTACAATCTTGATGATCGCTTGTACAACAAAGTTTCCGTGCAGCGCTCGATCAGCCCAGATGGTCCCTATGCGCAGATAACCGAGAATCCATCCGGCTTGAACTGGAGCACGGCCAACGCGGGCATTCTTTTCGTTGATGAACTCGGCTACAAGAGCAAGGCTGCTGCCGGCGTACCCGACACGTGGCTGCGGGCGGGCATCGGCTTCAACAGCAGTCACTACAAGAATTTGGCGGATCCGGATCAGCAAAGGGAGAGTGGGAATAATTTTTATTACATCGCAGCTGACAGGCAGCTCTGGCAGAGTGACGTTGAGGGGGCGCCATCTCGCGGCATCTACGGCGGATTCTCCGTCATGGGAGCTCCGCCTGATCTGAACAGGATCAGCCGGTATTACGAGCTTCGTCTTTATGCGAAGGGACCTTTTGATAGTCGGCCCAGTGATCTGATCGCTCTCGTTGCCACCAACACGGCGTGGAGCAAGTTTGCAGTGGATGCGGCCTTGGCCAAAGGGCAGCTTGCGCATCGCGATACCATGGCAATCACGGGAACATATACCGCGCATCTCGCTCCGGGGATATATGCAAGCGTCGGCTTGTCATACATTCATAACCCGACGAGCGTCACACACACGCCCCAAACGGAACATGCCCTCAATCTGCTGGTCTCTACGTTGATATTCTTCTGA
- a CDS encoding transposase, with protein sequence MIEAVADRLEGAPRQLRRRWSDEFKAQVVTEALEPGASVSNSGSRHRLTTIWAIRSATVGMPRGTNPTVGLRNLDPPH encoded by the coding sequence ATGATCGAGGCGGTCGCCGACCGTCTCGAAGGAGCACCGCGGCAGCTTCGCCGACGCTGGTCGGACGAGTTCAAGGCGCAAGTCGTGACAGAGGCGTTGGAGCCCGGCGCGAGCGTATCCAACTCCGGCTCCAGACACCGTTTGACCACCATCTGGGCAATACGGTCTGCGACCGTCGGTATGCCAAGAGGGACGAACCCCACCGTCGGCCTTAGGAATCTCGACCCGCCGCACTGA
- a CDS encoding amino acid permease → MERVPQLKRTIGRVQGTILTISAVVGISVLALPAVTAQEAGPAALVSWALVAMLSFPIVWTLSEFAIRNPTAGGVIDYVSSAFGIRCGTALGWTFLGAIPIGIPIVAVIGTQYAAHLGGWSGQAALWLAVGATTFSTLLNGRGLAAASRLQMAIVGVVVALMILTVIAAWPLLHHDSLTPFAPRGWEAVGEAMVPIFFSFVGWEMVAPLVEEFRDPRRDVRVSMVVAAVVVSIIYGAFAYVTIGTGAYQQSDGVMAFPLLIERTMGKPGIAAITTLACLVAFAALHINIAGYSRMLYAQARNGSLPKSVGKLSARGKTPLNALLLVQVLFGATYLFIGISGVEIGELIKWPSTVFVFAYSLTMAAAVKRFPKGGGVWWAALVSLLSCLVVFWFCRWRVVLPLTSFVLGLQFGRRPAAQLSRPAEN, encoded by the coding sequence ATGGAAAGAGTACCCCAGTTAAAGCGTACAATCGGCCGCGTCCAGGGGACTATCTTAACAATCAGCGCGGTGGTCGGCATCAGTGTACTGGCCCTCCCGGCCGTAACCGCTCAAGAGGCGGGCCCAGCAGCCCTAGTCTCCTGGGCGCTTGTCGCCATGCTTTCGTTTCCGATCGTGTGGACGCTAAGCGAATTCGCGATACGAAATCCAACGGCCGGGGGCGTTATCGACTATGTCTCAAGTGCGTTTGGGATTCGCTGCGGTACGGCTCTAGGTTGGACCTTTCTGGGGGCTATCCCAATCGGCATTCCGATAGTTGCGGTGATAGGCACGCAGTACGCTGCGCACCTCGGCGGTTGGAGCGGTCAGGCTGCGCTGTGGCTAGCTGTCGGCGCAACCACGTTTTCGACGCTTTTGAACGGTCGCGGACTTGCCGCGGCGAGTCGTTTGCAAATGGCCATCGTTGGGGTTGTCGTTGCGCTGATGATTTTGACAGTGATTGCCGCTTGGCCATTACTACACCACGATTCGCTAACACCGTTTGCGCCGCGCGGTTGGGAAGCGGTGGGAGAGGCGATGGTGCCTATTTTCTTTTCCTTCGTGGGCTGGGAAATGGTCGCGCCTCTGGTTGAAGAATTTAGGGATCCACGCCGCGACGTGCGCGTGAGCATGGTCGTCGCCGCAGTCGTTGTGTCAATCATATATGGCGCGTTTGCGTACGTGACTATCGGTACAGGCGCATATCAGCAAAGTGACGGCGTGATGGCATTTCCACTGCTTATTGAAAGGACGATGGGAAAGCCGGGCATAGCAGCGATAACCACACTAGCGTGTCTTGTCGCCTTTGCCGCTCTCCACATCAATATCGCCGGGTACTCGCGCATGCTCTACGCACAGGCGCGAAATGGTTCGCTGCCAAAATCTGTAGGGAAGCTGAGCGCTAGAGGCAAGACGCCACTCAATGCGCTGTTATTAGTCCAGGTGCTATTCGGTGCTACCTATTTATTCATCGGAATCAGCGGAGTCGAAATTGGTGAGTTGATCAAATGGCCAAGTACGGTGTTTGTTTTCGCTTACTCGCTGACTATGGCCGCAGCCGTTAAGCGCTTTCCGAAGGGTGGCGGTGTATGGTGGGCGGCGCTTGTCTCTCTGCTCTCGTGCCTCGTCGTATTCTGGTTTTGCCGCTGGCGTGTCGTGCTTCCGTTGACATCATTCGTCCTCGGATTGCAGTTTGGTCGACGGCCCGCCGCGCAATTATCAAGGCCGGCTGAAAACTGA
- the hypE gene encoding hydrogenase expression/formation protein HypE, whose product MNPNPDEVVVLDHGTGAKLSRLLIGDIIGTLEETYVGELEDSALLTVDGQELAMTTDSFVVDPVIFGNGDIGRIAVCGTVNDLAVVGAIPLALTLATIVEEGFPRAKLKKIFASVRDAAREAGVRIVAGDTKVVRRGDADGVFLNTTGLGVFRRTPLRMASVRVGDRIIVTGRLGNHAVHLLSLREGLGFENRVLSDCAPLSGMVSELLEAFPTGTVRSIRDATRGGLAAVMHEYAFHGGFEVRLNEADLPLQHETVMASDMLGVNPLHLANEGCLAIFVEPARAGEVCQHLRRNKYGRHAAIVGEIFSSSRGAQVRLADAIGAIKVLDELEGAELPRLC is encoded by the coding sequence TTGAATCCGAATCCAGATGAGGTCGTGGTTCTTGATCACGGTACGGGCGCGAAGCTCAGCCGATTATTGATCGGGGATATCATCGGCACGCTCGAGGAAACATATGTCGGGGAACTGGAGGATAGCGCACTCTTGACGGTCGATGGTCAAGAACTCGCAATGACGACAGATTCGTTTGTGGTCGATCCAGTCATCTTTGGAAATGGTGATATTGGCAGAATTGCTGTCTGCGGAACGGTCAACGACCTTGCCGTCGTCGGAGCCATCCCACTAGCTCTTACGTTGGCGACAATTGTTGAAGAAGGATTCCCGCGTGCCAAGCTGAAGAAGATATTCGCATCGGTACGCGATGCGGCGAGGGAGGCAGGCGTGCGCATCGTCGCCGGTGATACGAAGGTGGTCCGGCGCGGAGATGCCGATGGCGTGTTCCTTAATACAACGGGCTTGGGTGTGTTCCGACGCACGCCGCTGCGTATGGCCTCGGTGCGCGTAGGTGACCGAATTATCGTGACTGGCCGACTCGGGAATCACGCTGTGCACCTGTTATCCTTGAGGGAGGGGTTGGGCTTCGAGAACCGCGTTCTGAGCGACTGTGCGCCGCTAAGTGGGATGGTATCAGAGTTGTTGGAAGCGTTCCCAACTGGAACGGTGCGCTCAATCCGAGATGCAACCCGGGGAGGGCTCGCAGCCGTGATGCACGAGTATGCGTTTCACGGTGGTTTCGAGGTTCGCCTAAACGAAGCTGACCTACCCCTTCAACATGAGACCGTAATGGCTAGTGACATGCTAGGCGTTAACCCTCTACATCTCGCAAACGAAGGTTGCCTTGCAATTTTCGTCGAGCCAGCTAGAGCCGGCGAAGTGTGTCAGCATCTGAGGAGAAACAAATACGGCCGACACGCGGCAATCGTGGGAGAAATATTCAGTAGTTCTCGAGGAGCTCAAGTAAGGTTGGCAGATGCGATCGGCGCCATCAAGGTTCTAGATGAACTAGAGGGCGCCGAGCTCCCTCGCTTGTGTTGA
- the speB gene encoding agmatinase, giving the protein MKNQIMSHALPPSGNVLPKYAGLPTFMKLEQASATAPPDVVIIGVPFDNGSTVRPGSRFGPRAIRDASTMLRPFHPAYGISPFSQIIVADGGDVAVNPLDFAASMSAIEDEVSRWRRRGSRVLAIGGDHLISLAVLRGKSDAVPYAVVHLDAHSDTEDEFLGSRYNHGTVFRRAIEERLVSPPAFFQIGLRGTTYGIQEYDFARGQGLTLFFSEEAEALGAEAVARHIRKVVGDLPVYVSFDIDGIDATYCPGTGTPEIGGLDVKFCLRLLRELRGLTIVGADVVEVSPPFDVGQQTSLVAAHLLFELLCLLTLAPPRKDAP; this is encoded by the coding sequence ATGAAGAATCAGATCATGTCCCACGCGCTTCCACCTTCTGGCAATGTACTACCAAAATATGCAGGGTTGCCCACGTTCATGAAGCTTGAACAGGCCAGCGCAACTGCTCCGCCTGATGTTGTGATTATTGGCGTGCCGTTCGACAACGGCTCAACGGTTCGGCCGGGCAGCCGCTTTGGCCCGCGCGCCATACGCGACGCCTCGACGATGCTGCGGCCATTTCACCCAGCGTACGGCATATCCCCATTTTCGCAGATCATTGTGGCGGATGGCGGCGACGTTGCCGTGAATCCTCTTGATTTCGCCGCCTCGATGAGCGCCATTGAAGATGAGGTGAGCCGCTGGAGGCGCCGCGGGTCGCGCGTGCTCGCCATCGGCGGAGATCACCTAATTTCTCTCGCGGTGCTACGTGGAAAATCTGACGCGGTCCCCTATGCCGTAGTGCATTTAGATGCTCATTCGGACACGGAAGACGAATTCTTGGGTTCGCGCTACAACCATGGCACCGTATTCAGGCGCGCCATTGAGGAGCGACTGGTCTCACCCCCAGCGTTTTTCCAGATAGGCCTTCGAGGGACAACCTATGGCATTCAGGAATACGATTTTGCACGTGGGCAGGGGCTCACTCTTTTCTTCTCCGAGGAAGCGGAAGCGCTCGGCGCGGAAGCTGTGGCAAGGCACATCCGGAAGGTTGTCGGCGATTTGCCAGTATATGTGTCATTCGATATCGATGGCATCGATGCCACATACTGTCCTGGCACAGGCACTCCAGAAATCGGAGGACTGGACGTGAAATTTTGCCTTCGTCTGCTGCGCGAATTACGTGGGCTGACGATCGTGGGAGCTGACGTAGTCGAAGTGAGCCCGCCGTTTGATGTCGGCCAACAGACTAGCTTGGTCGCGGCACACTTGCTTTTTGAGCTACTCTGTCTGCTGACACTTGCTCCGCCACGAAAGGATGCACCTTGA
- a CDS encoding isochorismatase family cysteine hydrolase: protein MHNVAVLTNDLQYDLVRKHGARERAVYEFLPRMVQFLCNVRSHGVHVFHLQLVCDPADPSVEWFGEFLPAQKGTPGADILADVLDARDIVVPKPRDSGFFETDLDDQLRLHGVGTLILTGMQAQICVQTTAADAFFRGYNVIVPPDGVVSTRQEDVDRAIAWLGSYCATIQPMNDIIDQLNRGESFTRKVIKVA, encoded by the coding sequence ATGCATAACGTCGCTGTGCTCACAAACGACCTCCAGTATGATCTCGTTCGAAAACATGGAGCGCGGGAGCGTGCCGTGTATGAGTTCTTGCCACGCATGGTACAGTTCTTGTGCAACGTCAGGTCGCATGGCGTTCACGTCTTCCACCTTCAGCTCGTCTGCGATCCTGCCGATCCAAGCGTCGAATGGTTTGGGGAATTTCTTCCCGCTCAGAAAGGCACTCCTGGCGCTGATATTTTGGCAGACGTACTCGATGCTCGAGATATTGTGGTCCCAAAGCCCCGCGACAGCGGGTTTTTCGAAACAGATCTTGACGATCAGCTGCGGCTGCATGGCGTCGGCACATTGATCCTCACTGGTATGCAGGCGCAAATTTGCGTGCAAACGACAGCTGCTGACGCGTTTTTTCGCGGTTACAACGTAATCGTCCCTCCCGATGGAGTTGTTTCGACGCGTCAGGAAGATGTTGACCGAGCGATTGCTTGGCTCGGCTCCTACTGCGCAACCATTCAGCCAATGAATGATATCATTGATCAATTGAATAGGGGGGAGTCGTTCACACGTAAGGTCATCAAGGTTGCATGA
- the blsG gene encoding arginine 2,3-aminomutase, which translates to MLNDESVDADAYRNRPEWNDWTWQMQRCIRTANQLESWIKITPDERKAIDNIKGKYQWRITPYYASLMDPVDPRCPIRLQAVPAGAEMAPFPDAEVDPVGDTYYRKTNRIIHKYPDRALFLITSVCPVYCRHCTRKYHTSDLKGSYFGEAEGASFEQDYAYIESHTEIRDIILSGGDPLTYGDRRLEEILKRLRSIRHVEIIRVGSRYPVFLPMRITKEFCQMLSRYHPIWFQTHFNHPKEITQDAAAACDRLLSHGIPVQNQTVLLKGINDNIDAIRALMTGLQTIRVRPYYLFHCDNVAGVSHFMTTIAKGREIMRALLGYSTGFSSPKYVLTTRLGKIPLTEEYASSTDNGYRVTNYLGQTMDIRHV; encoded by the coding sequence ATGCTCAATGATGAGAGCGTAGATGCCGACGCGTACCGGAATCGCCCGGAATGGAACGATTGGACTTGGCAAATGCAGCGCTGCATTAGGACCGCGAACCAGCTTGAGTCCTGGATCAAGATAACGCCCGATGAGAGAAAGGCCATCGACAACATAAAGGGAAAATACCAATGGCGCATTACACCGTACTACGCATCTCTGATGGATCCAGTGGATCCGCGGTGCCCCATTCGCTTACAGGCCGTTCCGGCTGGCGCTGAGATGGCCCCATTCCCAGATGCTGAAGTTGATCCAGTCGGCGACACCTATTACCGAAAAACGAATCGGATCATTCACAAGTATCCAGATAGAGCACTATTTCTCATCACCTCGGTTTGTCCGGTATATTGTCGGCACTGTACCCGAAAGTACCACACTAGCGATCTCAAAGGATCGTATTTTGGGGAAGCGGAGGGTGCGTCATTCGAGCAGGACTACGCCTATATCGAATCGCATACTGAAATCCGTGACATCATTCTTTCTGGCGGCGATCCATTAACTTATGGAGATCGCCGGCTTGAGGAGATCCTCAAACGGCTAAGGTCCATACGTCACGTCGAAATTATCCGCGTCGGAAGTCGGTACCCGGTGTTTCTGCCGATGCGGATCACTAAAGAGTTTTGTCAAATGCTCTCACGTTATCACCCCATATGGTTCCAGACCCATTTCAACCACCCGAAGGAAATCACCCAGGATGCTGCAGCTGCATGTGATCGACTTTTATCGCACGGTATTCCAGTTCAGAATCAAACCGTCTTGCTAAAGGGCATCAACGACAACATCGACGCGATCCGCGCGTTGATGACTGGGCTTCAAACAATTCGTGTGCGGCCGTACTACTTATTCCACTGTGACAATGTAGCGGGGGTCTCGCATTTCATGACGACGATTGCAAAAGGCCGCGAAATCATGCGTGCCCTACTCGGGTACTCTACAGGATTTTCTTCACCTAAGTACGTTCTGACGACGCGTCTCGGAAAGATTCCGTTGACCGAAGAGTACGCGAGTTCCACCGACAACGGCTATCGAGTGACCAACTATCTCGGCCAGACAATGGATATCCGACACGTGTAA